A single Anopheles arabiensis isolate DONGOLA chromosome 2, AaraD3, whole genome shotgun sequence DNA region contains:
- the LOC120898211 gene encoding zinc finger protein 665-like, which produces MSSERDCALCLTSESKWLLDVFSESNRDLNMASVISKHLWFDLNPASEPHICMDCWTTIHNFHRYYTKLEALHDSDDGTTVDELTANDEMGELKNIEFLEEDAEELRMQMKQIPNASYDGSDEQESPSRGSALERKKKSNDQEFSLFEIEVEQDGDGTVYRLDAFENHEQTDRPESECRQQPVILNGQMKPSSAGESSTVAIDFFVPEDEQPVKRGRGRPRKQIKVEPDTSLRIIKKEINSSMDEHNTSLDSTGGNDEQVPVKRRRGRPPKNASVQRNASPIVPTPRAIKREVKTEREDEDAPDSGGTSRPERRSTRVRKAKYFSDMEQDSDEEEDEEEEVKEEETEPSEYEPGDDPEYEARLQLQRELNMDDFAFYEYQCSLENDHGARDNKIFQYVDEFACHVCEEKVTFKRFAEAHLHYRVEHNQPPYLKCPRCEKKCHTPGMFVSHMETHDDPEKNKCQICGKYTDCNISLKKHMRVHQSQLEENLPYPCSLCKRKFETEDLREKHEKLHVPKPHVPKEKGPDHEVLDFYKVIACDICEEEQTDSPTYDNLSDLRAHMVKEHNKNMYLRCPYCSTRQVNRQQVITHIDMHNNPEKYRCEVCKEVHQNLHQHMMKAHAPTTTDEADKKYKCDQCGRSFNFLANLKMHVDCVHGVKDVKCNVCNKFFNYRAYRTHKRTAHTDLMLMCELCPKMFKNRKSFEVHKASHEGLLLRMTNCVLCGKLIRTCSMSKHMKTIHSEEDPVNCDLCGKMFRTTFHMKRHQKNTCEVTMDSRSFKCEVCGKGFSTKLTMMEHMTTHTRTNQYQCAFCFKSFGYISNLYKHRKKAHPLEWQEVQAHPEENIASVIVVRN; this is translated from the exons ATGAGTAGCGAAAGGGATTGCGCCCTTTGCCTAACCAGCGAATCCAAATGGCTATTGGACGTGTTTAGTGAATCCAACCGGGACCTGAATATGGCATCGGTCATATCGAAACACCTGTGGTTTGAT CTGAATCCCGCCAGCGAGCCTCACATTTGTATGGATTGCTGGACCACCATACACAACTTCCATCGGTACTACACCAAGCTCGAAGCCCTCCACGATTCGGACGATGGAACCACAGTCGATGAGTTGA CCGCAAACGATGAGATGGGAGAACTGAAAAACATTGAATTCCTCGAGGAAGATGCCGAGGAGCTCCGGATGCAGATGAAACAGATTCCCAATGCTTCGTACGATGGAAGCGATGAGCAGGAAAGCCCCAGCAGGGGCTCGGCACtcgagagaaagaagaagtcAAACGATCAGGAGTTTAGCCTTTTCGAAATCGAGGTCGAGCAGGACGGAGATGGAACGGTTTACCGACTGGATGCATTTGAAAACCACGAACAGACGGACCGGCCCGAATCAGAATGCCGCCAACAGCCTGTTATATTGAACGGCCAAATGAAACCGTCCAGTGCTGGGGAAAGTTCAACCGTCGCTATCGACTTCTTCGTGCCGGAGGACGAACAGCCCGTCAAGCGTGGCCGAGGCCGGCCACGGAAGCAGATCAAAGTGGAACCGGACACATCGTTGCGGatcattaaaaaagaaatcaattcCAGCATGGACGAGCACAACACCTCCCTGGATTCGACGGGTGGCAACGATGAGCAAGTGCCTGTTAAGCGTCGCCGAGGTCGTCCACCGAAGAATGCGAGTGTGCAGCGAAACGCCTCACCAATCGTACCCACCCCAAGGGCAATAAAGAGAGAGGTAAAAACGGAGCGGGAAGACGAGGATGCGCCGGACAGTGGTGGTACCTCACGACCCGAACGAAGATCGACACGTGTGCGGAAGGCAAAATATTTCAGCGATATGGAGCAGGACagcgatgaggaggaggatgaggaggaagaggtaaaagaggaagaaacagAGCCGAGCGAATATGAACCGGGCGATGATCCGGAGTACGAGGCGAGGCTGCAGCTGCAACGCGAACTGAATATGGATGATTTTGCCTTCTACGAGTATCAGTGCAGTCTGGAGAACGATCACGGTGCGCGCGATAACAAGATCTTTCAGTATGTGGACGAGTTTGCGTGTCACGTCTGTGAGGAGAAAGTGACGTTCAAACGGTTTGCCGAAGCGCACTTGCACTACCGGGTGGAGCACAACCAGCCGCCGTATCTGAAGTGTCCCAGGTGTGAGAAGAAATGCCACACGCCGGGAATGTTCGTGAGTCACATGGAGACGCACGACGATCCGGAGAAGAATAA GTGCCAGATCTGCGGCAAGTACACGGACTGCAACATATCGCTGAAGAAGCACATGCGCGTGCACCAGAGCCAGCTGGAGGAGAACCTCCCGTATCCGTGCAGTTTGTGCAAGCGAAAGTTCGAGACGGAGGATCTGCGGGAGAAGCACGAGAAGCTGCACGTGCCGAAACCGCACGTACCGAAGGAGAAAGGACCCGACCACGAGGTGCTGGACTTTTACAAGGTCATCGCGTGCGATATATGCGAGGAGGAGCAGACCGACTCGCCGACGTACGACAACTTGAGCGACCTGCGCGCCCACATGGTGAAggagcacaacaaaaacatgtaCCTGCGGTGTCCCTATTGTTCCACCAGGCAGGTCAACCGGCAACAGGTCATCACGCACATCGACATGCACAACAATCCGGAAAAGTATCG ATGCGAGGTCTGCAAGGAGGTGCACCAGAATCTGCATCAACACATGATGAAGGCCCATGCGCCAACTACGACGGACGAGGCGGACAAAAAGTACAAGTGCGATCAGTGTGGAAGGTCGTTCAACTTCCTGGCGAACTTAAAGATGCACGTGGATTGCGTCCACGGCGTGAAGGACGTGAAGTGCAATGTGTGCAACAAATT CTTCAACTACAGAGCCTATCGGACGCACAAGCGTACCGCGCACACCGACCTGATGCTGATGTGCGAGCTCTGCCCAAAGATGTTCAAAAATCGAAAGTCGTTCGAAGTGCACAAAGCTTCGCACGAGGGCCTGTTGCTGCGGATGACGAACTGTGTGCTGTGCGGTAAGCTCATACGCACCTGCAGCATGTCGAAGCACATGAAAACGATCCACTCGGAGGAGGATCCGGTCAATTGCGATCTGTGCGGCAAAATGTTCCGCACCACGTTCCACATGAAGCGCCATCAGAAGAACACGTGCGAGGTGACGATGGATTCGCGCTCCTTCAAGTGCGAGGTGTGCGGCAAGGGTTTCTCCACCAAGCTGACGATGATGGAACATATGACGACGCACACGCGCACCAATCAGTATCAGTGCGCGTTCTGCTTCAAATCGTTCGGCTACATCTCGAACCTGTACAAGCACCGGAAGAAGGCACACCCGCTCGAGTGGCAGGAGGTGCAGGCGCACCCGGAAGAAAACATTGCATCGGTAATCGTCGTTCGAAACTGA
- the LOC120898210 gene encoding UDP-glucose:glycoprotein glucosyltransferase-like — MHRVSLAQTMAIVAVGILCLFNAALLVHAEPKSHPITTQLSAKWGITPAQLEIAEFIDEESANSFWDYVELLNNVPDGLYRFETEEKRYRKSLELASDILGEGQMGLLKLALSLHSFSPKVQAHLQVATEVLAKGDCETTIFASINGKVACTVDDLRSILRSGAKDPSTVETFAIDHIYPGSENNSLTVVLYGEIGTSEFKQFHAAVKAETERGTVRYVLRHYVRKVSSRKVRLSGYGVELHLKSTEYKSQDDSPRPQDAAAGADGTDPIDELEVEVEGFDFGQLKKRFPHLSHSLDRFRSALLEQHEEIAPLKAWEFQELGLQAARRIAEMQGDEALQMLQFISQNFPTQAKSLLTQTVPEEFKKEMRHNIEVFGRNLNLQPPDSALFLNGLFFDAETIDTVTLLDTLRSEMRVLEGLNRINIRGGSATPLLGLDLSSSAKEFAIDIRDSAITWINDLENDAQYRRWPGSLKDLLRPTFPGMLRNIRKNLFNLVLIVDPVEGDSAGRDIVKLAESFVVHMAPVRIGLVFKTGEGEDYRAVTCGFNYVHQKKSSTEALGFLTDLYAATADQKVIRFADVRQVLKKKFNRLKLEEVDEILGEDSDFDYGRQLAQEFIDRLGLKTVPQALLNGVLLPQSTLTSDEFEETILTEIMQQTPTLQKAVYMGDLHEGEPVIDYLMKQPHVMPRLNQRILSQDEPHFIDMSGRAHPDLEDVTALGQLSNPDLTATLMKNLKYFGGKSTYQKFLGYRVHFLTVWVVGDLRLAAARKQLKNALKFMKSSSGTRVAFIPNVDGTDAVRSELKKDLNALVWAAINTLEADESYDQVMKLFEAYESDPSTVSSSVPDSVLGFLPATQMHLKMLRVYCQRVLKLKASASTVMANGRLLGLFDKDEFFDTEDFGLLQSFNALQYTDKIRTAMKQASQGDADDTPTMTSDTVMKLVSILVPRQQSKSRYTIPSDVQDSRTVVKLAPKRTDQPFFEIVAVLDPASRGAQKLSSLLLLLRDVVNCQMKIFFCAIDKHSDMPVKTFYRFVVEPELHFTNDGRLSAGPSAKFVGLPANPLLTQSLNVPENWLVEVVRSVYDLDNIKLSEINGPVHSEYELEYLLLEGHCFDSSTGSPPRGLQITLGTEDRPIIVDTIVMANLGYFQLKANPGAWILKLRHGKSADIYDITSADGPNTVHTAESTRVIISSLRSHVLKLRVTKKPGMAGVDLLGDEKDAAGGGGIWDSISSIVGTGGGDSAASGGTAETEVLNIFSVASGHLYERLLRIMMLSLLKHTSTPVKFWFLKNYLSPQFIDFLPHMAEEYGFQYELVQYKWPRWLHQQTEKQRIIWGYKILFLDVLFPLDVKKIIFVDADQIVRADMKELNDFDLGGAPYGYTPFCDSRQEMEGFRFWKQGYWKNHLQGRKYHISALYVVDLRRFRKIAAGDRIRGQYQALSQDPNSLSNLDQDLPNNMIHQVAIKSLPQEWLWCETWCSSDTLQHAKTIDLCNNPLTKEAKLTAAQRIVPEWKNYDAEIKRLQAKVDDREHEEQAAVAAAAAAAAETSTMGHEPSNVHSTEDKETNAEARHTEL, encoded by the exons ATGCATAGGGTTTCCTTAGCCCAAACGATGGCAATCGTGGCGGTTGGCATCCTGTGCCTTTTTAACGCCGCGCTGCTGGTCCATGCCGAACCGAAGAGTCATCCCATCACTACGCAGCTATCGGCCAAATGGGGTATCACTCCGGCTCAGCTGGAAATTGCCGAATTCATCGATGAGGAAAGTGCCAACTCGTTCTGGGATTACGTGGAGCTGTTGAACAACGTTCCCGATGGACTGTATCGCTTCG AAACGGAGGAGAAGCGTTACCGAAAGTCGCTCGAACTAGCCTCGGACATTCTCGGGGAAGGCCAAATGGGACTGCTTAAGCTGGCGCTTTCGTTGCACAGCTTTTCGCCAAAGGTACAGGCCCACCTTCAGGTGGCCACCGAGGTGCTGGCAAAGGGCGATTGTGAGACGACGATATTTGCAAGCATCAACGGCAAGGTTGCGTGCACGGTAGACGATCTACGGAGCATCCTGCGCTCGGGAGCCAAAGATCCGTCCACCGTTGAAACGTTCGCGATCGATCACATCTATCCCGGGTCGGAGAACAACTCGCTGACCGTGGTACTGTACGGTGAAATCGGCACGAGCGAGTTTAAGCAGTTCCATGCCGCCGTGAAAGCGGAAACGGAACGCGGTACGGTGCGCTACGTGTTGCGCCACTACGTGCGAAAGGTTTCGTCGCGAAAGGTACGCCTGTCCGGGTACGGTGTGGAGCTGCACCTGAAATCGACCGAGTACAAGAGCCAGGATGATTCGCCCCGACCGCAGGATGCAGCGGCTGGTGCGGACGGGACCGATCCGATCGACGAGCTGGAGGTGGAGGTGGAAGGGTTCGACTTTGGGCAGCTTAAAAAACGGTTCCCCCATCTGAGCCACTCGCTGGATCGCTTCCGGAGCGCTTTGCTAGAACAGCACGAAGAAATAGCACCGCTGAAGGCGTGGGAGTTTCAGGAGCTCGGTCTGCAGGCCGCCCGTCGCATCGCCGAAATGCAGGGCGACGAGGCACTGCAAATGCTACAGTTTATCtcgcaaaactttcccacgcaGGCCAAATCGCTGCTGACGCAGACGGTGCCGGAAGAGTTTAAGAAGGAGATGCGGCACAACATCGAGGTGTTCGGGCGTAACCTGAACCTTCAGCCGCCCGACTCGGCCCTCTTCCTGAATGGGCTGTTTTTCGACGCGGAAACCATCGACACCGTGACGCTGCTGGACACGCTGCGCTCCGAAATGCGCGTGCTGGAGGGGCTGAACCGCATCAACATCCGGGGCGGAAGTGCCACGCCCCTGCTGGGGTTGGACCTGTCTTCCAGCGCGAAGGAGTTCGCAATCGACATTCGCGATTCGGCAATTACGTGGATCAACGATTTGGAAAACGACGCCCAGTACCGGCGGTGGCCGGGCAGCTTGAAGGATTTGCTCCGACCGACCTTCCCCGGGATGTTGCGCAACATACGCAAAAATCTGTTCAACCTGGTACTGATCGTCGATCCGGTCGAGGGTGACAGTGCCGGGCGGGATATTGTGAAGCTAGCAGAAAGTTTTGTCGTCCATATGGCACCCGTTCGAATCGGGTTGGTGTTTAAAACCGGCGAGGGGGAAGACTACCGGGCGGTAACGTGCGGCTTTAACTATGTGCATCAGAAGAAATCGTCCACGGAGGCGCTCGGTTTTCTGACCGATCTGTATGCTGCCACCGCCGACCAGAAGGTCATCCGCTTTGCCGACGTGCGCCAGGTGCTGAAGAAGAAGTTCAACCGGCTGAAGCTGGAAGAGGTGGACGAAATACTGGGCGAAGACTCGGACTTTGATTACGGGCGACAGCTGGCGCAGGAGTTTATCGATCGGCTTGGCCTGAAGACGGTGCCCCAGGCTCTGCTGAACGGTGTGCTTTTGCCACAGTCCACCCTAACGAGCGATGAGTTTGAGGAAACCATTCTCACGGAGATCATGCAACAAACGCCAACGCTACAGAAAGCCGTGTACATGGGAGACCTGCACGAAGGCGAACCGGTCATCGACTATCTGATGAAGCAGCCGCACGTGATGCCACGGTTGAACCAGCGCATTCTGTCGCAGGACGAACCGCACTTTATCGACATGTCCGGACGGGCGCATCCCGACCTGGAGGATGTCACTGCACTGGGTCAGCTTTCGAATCCTGATCTGACGGCGACGCTGATGAAGAATTTGAAGTATTTCGGTGGCAAGTCTACCTACCAAAAGTTCCTCGGCTATCGGGTTCACTTCCTCACGGTCTGGGTGGTGGGCGATTTGCGGCTAGCGGCGGCAAGAAAGCAACTTAAAAATGCTCTTAAATTTATG AAATCGTCATCTGGCACACGTGTTGCGTTCATCCCGAACGTAGACGGTACGGATGCAGTACGCTCCGAGCTGAAAAAGGATCTCAACGCACTGGTGTGGGCCGCCATCAACACGCTGGAGGCAGATGAATCGTACGATCAGGTGATGAAACTTTTCGAAGCATACGAATCCGATCCCAGCACGGTTTCGTCGTCGGTGCCGGACTCAGTGCTTGGCTTTTTGCCCGCCACCCAGATGCATCTCAAGATGCTGCGTGTCTACTGCCAGCGTGTGCTCAAGCTGAAAGCATCGGCAAGCACAGTTATGGCAAACGGGCGGCTTTTAGGTTTGTTCGACAAGGACGAATTCTTCGATACGGAGGACTTTGGTCTGCTGCAAAGTTTCAACGCACTGCAGTACACGGATAAGATACGCACCGCCATGAAGCAAGCTTCGCAGGGCGACGCGGACGATACGCCAACCATGACGAGCGATACCGTAATGAAGCTGGTTTCGATTCTGGTGCCACGACAGCAGTCCAAGTCGCGCTACACCATCCCGTCAGATGTGCAGGACAGTCGCACCGTGGTGAAACTGGCTCCGAAGCGTACCGATCAGCCGTTCTTCGAGATCGTGGCCGTGCTTGATCCGGCATCTCGCGGCGCCCAGAAGCTGTCCTCgctattgctgctgttgcgcgaTGTCGTCAACTGTCAGATGAAAATTTTCTTCTGTGCCATCGATAAACACAGCGACATGCCGGTTAAAAC GTTCTATCGGTTCGTTGTGGAGCCGGAATTACACTTCACCAACGATGGGCGCCTGTCGGCTGGACCATCCGCCAAGTTCGTAGGACTACCAGCGAATCCTCTGCTCACGCAAAGCCTTAAT GTGCCTGAAAATTGGTTGGTAGAAGTGGTGCGCTCGGTATACGATCTGGACAACATTAAGCTGTCGGAAATCAATGGTCCCGTGCATTCCGAGTACGAGCTGGAGTATCTGCTGTTGGAGGGGCACTGTTTCGACAGTTCCACCGGCTCACCGCCACGCGGGTTACAGATCACGCTCGGCACGGAGGATCGTCCGATCATCGTCGATACGATCGTTATGGCGAATTTGGGCTACTTCCAGCTGAAAGCCAACCCAGGCGCTTGGATTCTGAAGCTACGCCATGGAAAGAGTGCCGACATCTACGACATTACCAGCGCTGATGGACCGAACACGGTGCATACGGCCGAGAGTACGCGTGTCATCATTAGCTCGCTGCGCTCGCACGTTCTGAAGCTGCGCGTGACGAAAAAACCGGGCATGGCCGGTGTCGATCTGCTGGGCGACGAGAAGGATGCAGCCGGCGGGGGTGGCATCTGGGACTCGATCAGTTCGATCGTCGGCACCGGTGGTGGCGATAGTGCTGCCAGCGGAGGTACCGCCGAAACCGAAGTGCTGAACATTTTCTCCGTTGCTTCGGGCCATCTGTACGAGCGGCTGCTGCGCATCATGATGCTGTCGCTGCTGAAGCACACCAGCACACCGGTCAAGTTTTGGTTCCTGAAGAACTACCTGTCGCCACAGTTTATCGACTTTCTGCCCCACATGGCGGAGGAGTACGGCTTCCAGTACGAGCTGGTACAGTACAAGTGGCCCCGCTGGTTGCACCAGCAGACGGAAAAGCAGCGCATCATCTGGGGCTACAAGATCCTGTTCCTCGACGTGCTGTTCCCGCTCGACGTGAAGAAGATCATCTTCGTCGATGCGGATCAGATCGTGCGGGCGGACATGAAGGAGCTGAACGATTTCGACCTCGGCGGCGCACCGTACGGTTACACGCCGTTCTGCGATTCGCGGCAGGAGATGGAAGGGTTCCGGTTCTGGAAGCAGGGCTACTGGAAGAACCATTTGCAGGGCCGCAAGTACCACATCTCCGCCCTGTACGTGGTGGATTTGCGGCGGTTCCGCAAGATAGCGGCCGGCGACCGTATCCGGGGCCAGTACCAGGCGCTCAGCCAGGACCCGAACAGTCTGTCCAACCTCGACCAGGATCTGCCGAACAACATGATCCACCAGGTGGCGATCAAATCGCTGCCGCAGGAGTGGCTCTGGTGCGAGACGTGGTGCAGCAGCGACACGCTGCAGCACGCCAAAACGATCGATCTGTGCAACAATCCGCTCACGAAGGAGGCGAAGCTGACCGCGGCGCAGCGCATCGTGCCAGAGTGGAAGAATTACGATGCGGAAATCAAACGGTTGCAGGCGAAGGTTGACGATCGGGAGCATGAGGAGCAGGCCgcggtggcagcagcggcggcagcggcggctgaGACTTCCACCATGGGCCACGAGCCCAGCAACGTACATTCCACCGAAG ATAAAGAGACGAATGCGGAAGCGCGACACACCGAGCTGTGA
- the LOC120898214 gene encoding probable E3 ubiquitin-protein ligase XERICO yields the protein MYAKLNGRTVAGNGRRYHQQHSYCWLLAWISAAFLLASRHTGIMPCLNVRNNECSICQHNIAGTQRLEALCGHTFHRHCLALWMRTYAFCPDCPRRM from the exons ATGTACGCCAAGCTGAACGGTCGCACTGTTGCTGGGAACGGACGAAGGTACCACCAACAGCATAGCTACTGCTGGCTGCTGGCCTGGATAAGTGCAGCATTTTTGCTCGCATCTAGACACACCGGCATAATGCCTTGCCTGAACGTACG AAACAATGAATGCTCCATCTGTCAGCACAATATTGCCGGGACGCAGCGGCTGGAGGCGCTCTGTGGCCATACGTTCCATCGCCACTGTCTGGCATTGTGGATGCGCACGTACGCCTTTTGCCCCGACTGTCCGCGAAGGATGTAG